The Lathyrus oleraceus cultivar Zhongwan6 chromosome 5, CAAS_Psat_ZW6_1.0, whole genome shotgun sequence genome includes the window ttgggagacatatatgatgattaagaactttgtggaccattttcatgctttttctcatcttcatctagccatttcattgagcttaggagcctcttaggagcattggagcacatgatcacttgagcttcaaaacaaaaagagttagtgacatatttttgtgcttttggttagtaataaaaataagaaaagaaataatatataatacaagcacACTTTGTGGTCTTAAgccactcacacaagtcccaaccaTAGGGTTAAGGGGCCAAgcatgctatgatccttgaggcaatgtactgagcaatgatatgatgtcatgagggatcttagggtcaaagttaGGGTCTTACACCCCTAAACATGAGAACCTACTCACTTTCTTCTCAATCACAGAACTCGTGATTGGAGATTACAACTCAATAATCAATATTGAATACTACCACTCAACTCTAGACAAACCTTATgtgccaagttactgaaacatagaggtgtacataaaGATGTTGAATATACAACTCAACTAGACATACCTTCTATGCCAAGTTACTAAAACATAGAGGTGTATATAAAAATAATAAGGACTCTTGTAAACACTAGCACTCTAAAATCTTCAATGTGAATGCTTGACATCCAATTTAGGTTTTTATCTGCTTATATAGCATAATAACTCTGGGCTTTTCTCCTTAGATAATAACTTTGATTTCGTCCGAAATTAATGTTGAATTTGCTGGATATTATGTGTTCCATAAATATATCCAACAAGATATGATTTGTTTCaatttaaatcttcatttaaatatgaattaatcTTCGCCCAACTGTTAAACAAATCACCTAATCAAATTGCTAAGCTAATTAGCAATAAAATCTGATCCAATTTTTGACCAGAAACTCTTTTGAAATGTAGTAGTATTGAATTTTTGTGCAAGGCCCATATGTTGTACCTCATGTTATGAATTGCACCCATCATCTGTCCCTTATGCGCCTCCATACAGCTTAAGCAAGCTAGATAATTTTGAACACTTTGAATACTTCTCCATGTTGTTGTTTTGCAAAATGCAACCAATCTAAAGGCTCAATCCAATGGGAACTACACCAAGCGATTAGGATAATACATTAATGATTTGCAATGGTTTTATCCAATATTTCCCATTTTGGGcataaaaacaatcaaagatGTCCTTCCCAATCAATTAGAGCATTATGCCAATCTATTGGTTCATCAATTCAGCCCATGGATTATTTCCTTTTCTGATTTTTCCAACTTCTATATAAAGGAGGCTCGCCCCTCTTCATTTCTTGCCACTTTCCAATGATTTACATTTTCTTTGGAATTTATCTCTCTATATTCTTCCTTTCTCTCTCTAGAAATTTATCTTTTCACTTGAGGTTGCCATAATGCTTTTGAGTTAAACTTTGCTTGTGAGGAAGAGATTGTAAGTGGTCGTGATGGTCGTTTTAAATTCTTAAGAGTGTGATACTTTTAAGATATCAAGTTTGGTTCATGAGGTAaaccaatcaaaatattttatGTTTGGTTTCTTGAGCTTTTCCGAAAAAAGTTTTGCTATGCTTACTAAGATAAGCCTATATCTCTAAAATGGTTCGTTAGCTTAGCTTGTGGTAAAAGTTATCATTCGTTGGGAATAAGCCTATAAAAATCTTAAGATCAGATTGTATTAAGATTCGTGGGCATAACCTCTAAAAAATTAAACGCTTATAGCCAAAATTTCAATAAGACCTCTTGGGGACGGGACTAGGTCAACGGTCGGTCAAACCTGGATAACTCTCTCTCTAGTGCAATATCTCTAACCCTTACTCtttttattttatgttatttaCTATTTTATTTTTGCTGCTATTTACTCTCACGAATATACTAACACAATTCTAAGTTTAATCGAGAAAAATATATAAGTAATTGCGAATTTTAAATTTCAGACATGTTCATTCTACAACAAAATCACTTCATATCGAGGTACCTCCATTTTGTCAAAAATTGCTTTGGATTCTAATATTCATATCATAGGTCCATATTCCAACCTATGGATTAATGCCATGACAAAATTCTACTCTTTGACATTAAATTAGAAgatattttatatttttaaataaacttacattataggtcatttataAATAAGTACCACGATAAACCATACATATTTATCATTCAACAATAAGATTAAAATAGAAGAACTATTATGTATATATGAATGCCAAAATGTCAAAATGTCATAATCAATCCCAACACAAACCATAATATAAAATGTCAAAATATAAAAAGTAAAATCCCACTACTTGATATATCTGACACTCGTGTTACTCCTTTGCTGCCAATATTGCAACACATGTCGTGCGTCTACTAAGATGGCTTGTAAAGGGGTCATCTGAGGAGTTTTTTCCTCAAACTCCACCCAAACTATGGCATCTCTCCTAATAGACACAATATAATGACATATCAATAACACATCAAGGATGTGATCTGCCATCGCCTGCTCCTCCTTTAAGATCTCTTGATGAGTTGGCCTTTGAGGGTCTCATTCTGTATCTGGTGTCATGTTAGGATGTGACACTTAAAACCATTGGATGTAGTAGTATATTGTACTTCATGGGAGAGGAATTGATATACGAAGTACATACTCTAGAACCAGATGATCAAAGTACGATGCAAAAATAACATCAACATTCCCGCGAAGGACAGTGGTGGGAGCATCAACGGTGGAGTCTCTGAGTATACCCTAAATATACCCAAATAAGTCACCATCATGTTTAATGCCTCGGGTCTGCTGGTTTTAAAGTAGTTTAATAATTTTTCTTGGATCAGAACATGAAAGAGAAATGAGACATCATCAAATGTAATGGACATGTCATTGATTGGAAGATGAAATGACAACGTCTGTGTATGTTATCTCTCCATAAAATTAGATAATAAGTCATGGTTAATATAATCATAGTTAGTCATGCGTAAATCATGCAGCCCTGATAGCTTCATGACATCCTGGAACCATGGCTCATCAGGTTGCGTCAGCTTTGCAACCTTCCTACCATGACTGATACATTTTAACATATCACGGTACTGCAAAAAATAATGCATCGTCAGACGattcaaatattttaaaaaatatatttaaaagAGTAATTACAAGATTTATACTACTTATTCATTCTAAATGTTCCTAGGAGAATGGTCTGGATACAAAGGAAGCAATAAAAGGTCTGAGGGGCCTCTTGGGAAACCATATGGGGCATCTGACGCAGTAGGGGCTTTTGGGGAAGAATGGGCTTCTAGGGAAGCAGCGGACACGTGAATCTGAGAAGATGATATTGGAGACACATGAACCCATGAATACGATCCCTCACCAACAAAATAAGTATCTCTAAGTGTAGGTCGTGAGGGTCTAATTGAATATAATACCACTAGGTTTATTGTTTTGTGATTGTCCTCgtgttttttctttattataatgtatttgttttcttttctttatCAAACTAGTATTTTGTATCATGTATAATAAGAATCTTTATATCATATGAAGTAGTAAAAATTCATTGAATCAATTTGTGAGTTATGGATCTATAATTTCCTTTGTACTATTTTTTTCATTGCAATTGAGAACAAAATCTATTCGATGATTTCCATGTTGAGTTACTTTATTCATTAACATACAAATGTGTAAGTTAATGAAACTCGTCAATTTATAGTTTGTTTTGATAAAACCAAATTAGAAGAGAGTATGAGATAACTTAATTGGCTTATGTTGTTTACACTCGCAGGTAGGACAAAGAACTTACGACAATGTTTATAAAGCTCTAGATTGAGACACAAGAGATATCATGGCTCTTAAAcaaatctggtttaatacatcGGAGAGTGAAAACATTAAAATTTTGGACTTGACAATTGTTATTGTACGAATCAAGAAGAGCCTCTCACAAACTAGGTTGTGATGTTATGGTACATAGCTCATGAGTTGTTGTTAGGTTCACTATGTTATATAGTTGTTTATTGTGAAATAGGTGTTGGATGCAAGTTGTTATAAAATCCTTAAAATTAATTTATGATGTTAAAGGTTTCTTGCAACAACTTTATTTTGTACGTGGTTTATCGAGTTTGAAGTTGTATTTATGAAGTTTTCTTCTATATAGTTTATtaacaatttaaaaaaaaaataacatGCAACAATTTTATATTGTAGCCTAAGTAAAAATCGTGAACTAAAATTAACTCAATAAACACTAATCCATTGGCAACGGTTATACAGTTCTAAACCGTGGTTTAAAACTAGTTCCAAAACTGCGGCCTATTCACACATTTAGGCAATGGATTTACTCATCTGTGGGATAAAGTGACAAAATCGTAGCCTATAAGAATAGGCAACGGTCGCATATTCCACGCCTTGATAACAGTAGGCTAAAGGCTTAGGCTACGGTTTTTTGGTATTTAGCTGCGGTTCTCTGTCATTGTTTAAACTCATTTTTGTTGTAGTGACTCTATCATGTCTCAATCTTTCATGGTTGTCAGAAATTTTTTGTGCAATCAAACAAGGACAACAGAGACATGTCATAACATGAAAACATAAACAAGTCAAACCAAAAATCAAATAACGGATTATTCTGGATTCCAATCTACGGACTAAGGGTCTAGTTTGTACTATCTAGGCTGCATTGAGACATACATGCGAACCAGAGAACATAGAATGTGAATCCTAAGCTCTAGTGCTAAAAAAATCAATGTAATACAGTTCAGGACAAACACATATGACATCTCTATTGCATTTAAGCCTAAAGTATCATATATGTTAACTATTTAGGTAATGTATGCATGTGAAATAAAAAAAGGAAATAGAATGACAATTTACCAATGCAATGGAGAGGAACTTCAGATGAGTGCAATGCAGTGGAATTGAGACGTGATAAATTTCAATGTAATGGATAGAAGCTATGAGCAGGCTTGAATAATGATATGACAAGCTCTTTAAAGGCAAATCAGGACCTGGCTTTTTGTTTCTCTGTTTTTGTTCTTTTGTAGAAACAAAAAtaagaaggaaaaggaaaagGTGTGAGTTTACTTAAACAGAAGCGTCTAAATTCCAATCTTCGTAAGAAATCTAGATTTAGAATCCCTAGTAGTTTTAAATTTTTTGGTCTTGAGTTTGACCGTGGGTGTAAAGTGTTAGGCGTGTCAAGAGTTTAATCTCCGTAATTTACTATATGAAGTCCAATATTAATATCTAGCTTTAGCGTATTCTAGAGATGGTTTGTTGTATATTAAGTGCATATGAATTTTAAAATCTAAATTTGAGTGCTATTTTTGACATTTCACTAATGTGTGTGAGTAACTCTTGTAGTATAACGAGTAATGCCTTAAAAAATCCATTTTAATGATAATTGGTGGAAAAATTAAGGATACATTATCTTTATCTTTTTCATATTGGTTGCTATAGTTGGTGGCAAAATTAACGATACATTATCTTTTTTTATATCGGTGTAACTAGTGTCTTAAAAATCGAACGGAATCAGTCAATCTAACCGATCGGATCGTGAATCAAAAGGATCACGGATTTGGTTTGATTGTTAGACCGAGTAAGCTATTGAGCCAGTGAAAACCCATAAAAACGGAtcaaaatcaataaaaatcaatgaACCGGAGGTTTTAAAAAATAGGCGGATTAAATGTTTGTTTATTTTCTTTGACAAAACCTTGTTTTTACacaaataaaattaaaatataagtAGACTAATATTTAGAACCACTTTTCTTCCTTATAATTAAATTTAGTAGAATTAGACTTGTTTAAAACTTATTTGGATATGGATTTTGTAATATTGTGTTGTGCGTGATGACTATGTTTAGAGATTGAGTTTAAAGAATAAACATATGAAATtatgatattttgaaattttgaagTTGTCGTGATTTTTTTAGAGGTCGAGTCATTCGATTCAAGCAATTTAATAATTATATAGTTTTGTTATAAAGACCGGTTTATTCAACCAAGTTATCCTAATTAATCCGACTTATTCATACAGACCAATGACTCAATGATCCGTTCAATAAATCAATAATCCAATATTCTCATCAATCGGTCTGATTTTTAAAAACGGTCCTTCAAAATTTATAAAGACTGAAAATGAAATGTATATTTGACATTTTATATCAATGGAAAATACAAATACTTTTTACTCTTTTTAATACAGTTGCTTAAGACTCTATCAATGGAGAGAGATCTTCGggaaaaaaatttaaaatacaaaaaaaaaataataatcttttaaaaaaaataattttgtacagaataataaaagaaaacatttttaatttttaaaattgtTATAGATTATATTTTAACAATTTACCTAAATTCTCTAAAATCTTTTGTCCAATATAATTTTTTAATTCCTCCAAATTAAGAGAATTTAATTTTATGAATATAATTAATCTCACAACTCTTCCCACCTTAAATCACTTTATTCTTTTTACTCAatctttctctctttttttaaATCTCCTGTCTCTTCTACAAACTCCCAAACAAAACCTAACTAAAAATAAAACCAAATACTAATACAATCCAATAAAAGTATGGTTGGAAAGGAGACATCAATAAAGTCGGGTATTAGTCATCGAAAAAGTCGGTAGATATTTCACATCAATAAGATAGTTAccaaaatccaaaaaaaaaaattaagataATACAAAAAAATACAATGCAAAGTCTATGAAAGATCCCTTCAGACCTTGGCACACAATTTTCAGCACATTTGATGATCAGCAAGCTTCCACTAAGCCAAAGACACTGAAAGAAATTCTGACATCATCCGGCTAACATTTATAGAATTATCCCATTCTAGGGCCTCTTGAAGTAAAAAGCTAAACTCCGTTGCTTCTCCCCTTCACAAATAATGCACAGGACAGAACCAAAATCAATGCTCACTGCTCATATATATTGATGTGTTTCACATTGAAGAGCAACATCATTACATTAAAGACAATAACCAGTGCCTTGGTTGCACCATACTCTATGCAGCGCAGATGATGCCATCCAACCTTTCATCAACTAAAACTTTGTGGGGTTTCACCTGCAAGCATGATTTCACTTCCCCGTAAGTCTCGCAATTGGAATTTCAATGGTAGGAAGGTTTAGTGACAGTCACATGAAAATAAACAAGCATAAATCAATTAAAGGCTCCGATGTTGCTTTTCCAATTACTAGCAGATTCAGGACAACATTAAAATACTTACCATTACTAGCACAATTCAAGGTCTGTGGCTATTGATGTGCAAATCACAGACTCCCCTCAATCGTAGAATACTTTCATTTGACAAGTATCGTCCAAATAAATCCAGACAGCAACATTCAATCCACGGATTCGCATTTATGATTTATCCACACGAGATTACAGAAAGCGCAGATGAACATGCTACAAAGCCGTCCAAAAAGCAATTTAAAAATCTGACAAGGATAAATATTCCACATTATCATACCCTTTTTCTTTTTAAGCATTATCGTACCTTACTATGATTAAAGCAGTTAATTCTGAACAATGATGCATCTCATGTGTTTCCATTACAGCTCAGTGAATTTATTATAGACCATACTCACCATCCACAAAATTCCTCATCCTGCACACACATCTAATCATGAGTTCATAAGACCTGGCAACTGTATTAACTATAACTCGAATGATATTAGAGTGTAAATCCAGCTAAAAAAGGAATAGCCAGCAATGTTGTGAACACAATTATTTCACAGATTAAACTATTAAAGGCATAAATCAACAAGCTCTGATGACAGTGTCGGATTGACACACATGCCACTCAGTTAACATAATATTTGACAGCACTCAGTTTCCTAAAATTTGGCTAAGAAAGTGCAAAAAACTCCAAAACATTGGCTTTATGGGTAACTAAAAGTTTAGTCCTAAATTGTACAGACTAATCAATCTTACGTATTTTTTTGGCCTAGAGAGAAAATTGAGGAAACAACTTCCTAAAAAGTTATAAATGACTATTTATTTAACTTTATCTGTAATAAATTTCTATACCTTCAAGACTTTGTCTAATGTACACAAGTAAGATAGTCTTGCACCATGCAAAGTGGATTTTTTTACCATTAGAACAATAAGTCACACCATATCTCATTTGATCCAATGGTGGAATTAATTGATCTAATGGTGGAAACTAACTTGTGCATGATGCAAAACTTAACTAATTTTTGCACCATAGAACTAACCTAGTTCTAAAGTGTAATTAGTAGTATTGTTGTGAGTAAAGCCCGTGAATCACTCTgcaaaatataattttaattcctttaacTTAGCACATCTAGTTTTAATAGTCACATAATCACTAAATTTCCCCATTAAATTTCCATAACAAAATGTCTGTTAAAAGGAGGAGGTGGGGGGGTTGAGCTTTTCACCTGGGTTCTGGATCAACTATTGAAACCCTTTCATTTAGATTTAAAATAGGCCACTCAAAGATTTGGTCGGCATTTACTATGTTTGATATCCCTCATCACTGCTCCCTTTGGACAAGATCTGCAGTACTGTGCCCTTGGTTATCCAGGCAGTCATTTCTGGCTGTTGTTCAAAGGGATTAAGAGGATGCTTGTTTCCATCTTCAAGCTGCACACCGTAAACAAATGGTAATTTAAGGGTAAGGAAACTATCTGGTGGCAAGATCACTTGACATCCAAGGCTAAACTGCAATTTCCGTTCACGATCCGGAACTGATGGAGGCAGGCATGACGTCTACAAGGACAAAATAATGTGATGAGTATACAATTGAGAAGAATAACAAAAGTATAGCTATATTAATACAATTTTAGAAGTCCAAACAACAATGCTGGAAAGGAGCAATCAAACATGCAGAAAATGGATTTAATAAAATATCCCCAAGCCACATAAATTTAACACCGAAAAGAAATACACTCTTCTATATACAATATGCTATAAAATAAGCTGGGCCGAATATACAAAAGAAGGTAGTTTCtctcaaaaaaaataaaaataggGAACACATTTCTCCCAACTTAAAACACCCATTTTGTCGAGATGTATTACTGTTATCTAATCGAGTCTTTGGCGTTTTAAACATGTACGTTCCAAAAGAAGAAAGGCGTACCTCAAATTGCACAACAGGGCATGTTGCTAGTATCACAGGAAACGCCGGTGTGACCTACAGCAAGATATATACATTAGGTAGCTGATCTAATAATAGCAATTGTTATATTACATATACAATTATCATCATAAAATGAAAATAAACTGAAAATCAAATATCAAGTGGCATCCAATACATTAGCCAGCAAAATCAACAACACGGTTTTCAACCACTCATGTCAATGGCTAGCAAAAAAAGTTTATGATAAATGGTTCATTAGTTACAAGTCAATTTAGTCTTGTAGAAGCCAAATGGAAAACACAGCTCTCTATAAAATAATAGGCAGTTCAACATTTTTGTTTTACAGTGGGAAAAAATTGGATCAAGATTTTTATATCACCGTGttatcaaataaaaaaattaCACCAGGATGTTTTTTTCTAATTCACAAACATATTCTTAATGGAGGGTATTCAATTTTGCAAAATAAATCCTCGTGTCATAGTCTGATTTGAGAACTTTATGCAGGTTTTTTCCTTTATTCCAACAAAGAAAACCAGTCTCTACATCAAGGTCGAAAGTATTTCATTATCCACGTGGTGTCTTTCTTTGACAGTATAACAAGCATAAATTTTGTTAGAGAAACTGGTCCCCATCAATAAACAATTCCTTACCTGGAAATACATTCATAGAAATTTTGGTTTATCTtatgcaataaaaaaaaagaaagtGAAATAAGTTAAAGGAGATGAAGCAAATTTAATTAGGGTGATATTAGCCTTTTTTTTACAAAAAGCAAGTGTGCAACAAGTGTAGTTCACAGAAAGTGTAAAACACAAAAACGAAAGAAAACATAAATTTGAACATTTTCGGTATTAAAGTCAATTGATGCTATTGAAACTTGATTAAATGCTTACATAAGGTGAAACACATACCATAAAAATCCTTTTAAGCTGTGAGATACCGCTAGCAAACTTAACCTCTGCTGTATCTTTCTTATTCCTAGAACGCCTGCAATGAGGACAGATCATATAGATAGGCAAATTTCGGTTCAGCATGGACAATGCAAGTTCATCATCACCCTTGATATTAGCATGCATATCCCGTCCGCTATCTTTCATAAGATTGGGGGGTTTTGCCAATATATTCACAGATGTCAAATTTTTTTCCTTCAGTGGAATAGAAGTATATACTGGTCCATTAGCATTCAGATAACCATTAGGAATGACTTCATTTGACTTTCCAACATCTCTTTCCTTATTAATGGATGGAGAAAGAATTTCATTTGAGCTTCGATGAACTTTGGACCAGGAAGCATTATTGCTTACTCTAGTATGAGATGCCTGATTTCTTTCAGTGGGCTCCATAGAAGAAGATAAATGAGATTCGTCAGATGGTGAGTAAAAGGATCCAAGTTCAGTGAGATGATCTGCACTTAACAGGAAACGATGGCCACGGGGGCATTCATGTTCAAATCCAACATTGACGATTACATGCTTTAAAGAAGAATGGGGTTTGCTCCTTTCACCGCCATTAAGGTGTACAGGTACTACATTGCTACCTATCCTCAAAAAAGGGTCACTGTCTCTGCGATTATTATTTCCACTGCCATGAAGAGGTCCCTCAGTAAATGACACATCTTGAAATTTTAGAGATATTTGATGATCGATCGTTGCATTAATCCTTTCTGTATTCTGATTACTTGGCCTGCTTTGTTTCATATCTTTCTCTGAACCTAATGTAGGCAATTTCCTTTGCTGGAGAGGAGGGAATCCTGAATCAACGGCCGCTGATCCAGCAACAACCTCAGAAAAAGGCTTTCTCATTTTGAAAATGGGAAAACCTCTACCGAAACTTATATCTTTGTTATCAGCTTTAGTAATATCTAAAGGTGTTCTATAGTCTTCCACTCCACTCTCCACAGCAGAGTGAGTTTGTCTATCACCGGTTTCTTTTGCATCTGCAATATATTCAACATTAGATCCCCTAATTACAGAATTCTGTTTCACTATGCTCTCGGTTGAACCATTTAGCCTTTTATGTTTCTCCAAGTATATTGTCCATTTCAGAAGATATTTCTCAGTAGCACAAAATCCACTCTGAAGTAAGCCTTTGGAAGATTCGTAGTATCTTGAACCTCCAATACGCAGCAAACTCCAAGCAGAAGAATGAACAGGTCCTTCAACTTCAGTTTCTGGTAGTTTGACTGCAGGAAGTAGCTTATCACAGTCAAAGAAGCAGCAAGCATCAGCTGATTCAAAATCAAACGGGTCTGGGTGTAACTGTCGTGAACGGCCACAAGCACAGGCATGCAGGAAAAAGTAGCCACTTGAATGTGGCTTGGACAAAGATCCCAATTCTGAATTACTGCCATCGACATCATGCCTTTGGTGCCTGCACGGTTTGCCCGTCAAACTAACAGCATCACATAGTTGCCTTCCTGATTTCCAAATGGAAGAGCATTCCTCTTCCAACGTTTTTGCAAAAATTTGCACTGCAGGTCCTTTTACCTTTGACTGAAATGCATGCAAAGCCTTATCTAAGTGAGTTTCATGTTCTGATGTGGGATAACAAGCAGGCAAATCTTTCAAATATATCTCCTTTGCAGCTGGAATGGCTCTTTGGCACCACAAAGTTGAAAACTTAGTGTTCAACCCTCTACCACATTGTAACCAAGATACTGCAACATCTAAAGGATCTGTACCCTTCAAAGATTCTTCCATTGCAGGTGAAACAGGGTTCCTTGGACGAGGTCTTCTTTTAAAATTTTCTAATTCATCTAAACAACCCCCTTTTGCACAGAAAATTCTACTCAAGATATGACGACTTGAAGTTAACCAAGTTTCAAAACTTGGAAGATCAGGAGCAGTTAATGTTTTGCTAGAAGCAACTGAGGCAGCCGCCGCCGCTGCTGCCACAGCAACCATACCAACACCAGAGCCACTGTTGGTATTAACTAGCCCCCCTCTCCCTCTCAAAATATCAGACTGCCTGTAAATGAACTCTTTAATTGATATTAAATCCTCTTTGCTTGCTATTTGCCCATGGCTTT containing:
- the LOC127086553 gene encoding uncharacterized protein LOC127086553; the protein is MLMETRNPSPSPVRVLIRPPPSSSASSSSSSSATVHPTSAPPPSSDGVVVVGFISRRHDDSTHLLNRVIDSNVFASGNLDKALLIDNEEASEWFKRRRISYFRDRDKGILFLHFSSARCSTVHDSDETSPGFDSVVEEHEFGDLQGMLFMFSVCHVIIYNQEGSQFGTRVLKNFRVLQAAKHAMAPFARSQGAPPLPSRVHSAASLSSRATLSGNNSSPGRGVGVGNLNRNASAVSLMSGLGSYTSLFPGQCIPVMLFVFVDDFSDLSVSNTNGEDSSDVSSLNQSSSLSSVAKANLAATKGSGSVVVLARPASRSEGGLRKKLQSSLEAQFRFLIKKCRTLSGSEVTHSGVRTGASSASTALFSLDASRAVVLLDRLSVNKGESLEFATGLVEDVLNGKATSDSLLLESHGQIASKEDLISIKEFIYRQSDILRGRGGLVNTNSGSGVGMVAVAAAAAAASVASSKTLTAPDLPSFETWLTSSRHILSRIFCAKGGCLDELENFKRRPRPRNPVSPAMEESLKGTDPLDVAVSWLQCGRGLNTKFSTLWCQRAIPAAKEIYLKDLPACYPTSEHETHLDKALHAFQSKVKGPAVQIFAKTLEEECSSIWKSGRQLCDAVSLTGKPCRHQRHDVDGSNSELGSLSKPHSSGYFFLHACACGRSRQLHPDPFDFESADACCFFDCDKLLPAVKLPETEVEGPVHSSAWSLLRIGGSRYYESSKGLLQSGFCATEKYLLKWTIYLEKHKRLNGSTESIVKQNSVIRGSNVEYIADAKETGDRQTHSAVESGVEDYRTPLDITKADNKDISFGRGFPIFKMRKPFSEVVAGSAAVDSGFPPLQQRKLPTLGSEKDMKQSRPSNQNTERINATIDHQISLKFQDVSFTEGPLHGSGNNNRRDSDPFLRIGSNVVPVHLNGGERSKPHSSLKHVIVNVGFEHECPRGHRFLLSADHLTELGSFYSPSDESHLSSSMEPTERNQASHTRVSNNASWSKVHRSSNEILSPSINKERDVGKSNEVIPNGYLNANGPVYTSIPLKEKNLTSVNILAKPPNLMKDSGRDMHANIKGDDELALSMLNRNLPIYMICPHCRRSRNKKDTAEVKFASGISQLKRIFMVTPAFPVILATCPVVQFETSCLPPSVPDRERKLQFSLGCQVILPPDSFLTLKLPFVYGVQLEDGNKHPLNPFEQQPEMTAWITKGTVLQILSKGSSDEGYQT